One region of Nycticebus coucang isolate mNycCou1 chromosome 10, mNycCou1.pri, whole genome shotgun sequence genomic DNA includes:
- the LOC128596950 gene encoding 60S ribosomal protein L39-like: MSSHKTFRIKRFLAKKQKQNRPIPQWILMKTGNKIRYNSERRHWRRTKLRL; this comes from the coding sequence ATGTCCTCTCATAAGACTTTCAGAATCAAGCGGTTtttggccaagaaacaaaaacaaaatcgtcCCATTCCCCAGTGGATTCTAATGAAAACCGGTAATAAAATCAGGTACAACTCGGAGAGGAGACACTGGAGAAGAACCAAGCTGCGTCTATAA